Sequence from the Thermus albus genome:
CTCGGGGTGCCCACCGCCGAGAAGCTGGAATATCCTTGGCTTTCCGCCTTCAGCCGGGGCCTCACCCTGAAAAGCGCTCTGGCCAACATCCCTCGCTGGATTGAGGAGGTCCTGGCCCTGCAAAGGGCGGGGAGGCTTAAGGGAAGCTTTGTCTTCAGCCACCGCCTGCCCCTCGAGGAGGCCCCGGAGGGCTACCGGCTTTTCCACGAGCGCCAGGCCACCAAGGTGGCCTTGGTGCCCTAAACGCAAAACCGCCGCCCGCAGGCGGCTTCTTCCTCTGACTTCTTCAGTATACCACGGTTTACCGGTATGTAAAGGGGTATGCAGCAAAACCCGTCCCCGACGGGCTAAAAGCCTCTGGGTCCCCGCTTGGGACCGCGCCAGTAGGGGCCCCAGGAAGCCTTCCCGAAATACCTCGGAACTTTTCCACTTTTTAGGGCAAACCCTCCCCCTTGGAAACCTTCCCCACCGGAAGGCACAAAAGTGCCGTTAGAGGTGTGCGACTGGGGCCCCACCCTAGCTTGCCCCGGGGTGGTATGGCGTTGGGCAATGTAACCTTCCTCCCCCTCCCCTTGGGCAACCGGGCTACCCTCAAGGCAAAGGGGGTGAAGCCATGGCCCGGTATCTGGTGGTGGCCCATCGCACGGCCAAAAGCCCCGAACTGGCGAGAAAGCTTCTGGAAATCCTGGACCAGGACCCCGAGGCCCGCTTCGTCCTCCTGGTTCCCGCCGTGCCCCCTGGGGGCTGGGTCTACGAGGAAAGGGAAATCCAGGAGCGGGCAAGGAAGGAGGCCGAGGCTGCCAAAGCCGCCCTCGAGGCCCAAGGTATCCCAGTGGAAGAGGCCAAGCCTGGGGACGTTTCCCCCCTCTTGGCCATGGAGGAGGAGCTGGCCGCCCACCCCGGGGCCTACCAGGCCATCGTCCTGGCCACCCTTCCTCCCGGGCTTTCCCGCTGGCTCCGCCTGGACGTCCACACCCAGGCCGAACGGTTTAGCCTGCCGGTGATCCACGTGATCGCCCACTGAAGCCTAATCCCCTTCCCCACCTCCCCGGCTTGTTTCTCATCCTGGCCCCGTATACTCGGCCTCGTGCTGGGGCGGTACGTCCTTAGGGAGGTCTTGATCCCCTACCTGGTGGGGGTGGTGCTCTTCGTGGCCCTCCTCACCTTTGACCTCCTCTCCAGCCTCTCCGGGGTGCTCCTGAGCCGAGGGGTTGGGGTGGAGGCCATCCTCAAGCTCATCCTCTACCGCCTACCCTGGACCCTGAGCCTAGCCCTTCCCTTGGGCCTGGTCTTCGCCATCCTGGTGGGCCTGGCCCGCCTCATCCGAAGTTCGGAGCTGAAGGCGGCCTACGCTGCGGGCGTACCCCCCTGGGCCCTCCTAAAACCCCTGGCGCTTTTGGCCCTTCTGGTGAGCCTTTTCAACCTCCTCAACCTGGCGGAGCTCCGCCCTAGGGCCCTCGAGGCCTACGACCGGCACCTGGCCCACCTCCTATACGGGGAAGGGGCCTATAGCGGGGTGCTCCGCCAGCAACTTTATGCCCCCCCGGGCCTCGGGGTCTACTACGCCGAGGAGGTGCGGCCCGAGGTGGGGCAGAACCGGCTTTTTGGCCTCCGAGTGGTGGACGAAAGGGGCCGGGTATACAGCGCCCAGGAAGGGGTCTGGGACCGGGAGGGGTGGCAGTTTCGGGGCTACGTGTGGGATGGGGAAGGACCCAAGCCCTTCGCCGGCCTCCTTCCCTTCCCCGTGGAGTTTCGCCCTAAGGAAAGCCTGGGCTCCCGTGACCCCTACGACTCCACTACCCTCTGGGAGCTTTGGCAGAGAAGCCAGGTGGAGCCCTCGGCCCGCTTCGCCTTCCACCGCCGTCTGGCAGACGCCTTGGGGGGCTTCTTCCTGGGCCTGGTGGCCGCCGCCTTGGGCCTCGCCTTCCGGGAGGCCGCCTGGGCTTTCCTTAGCATCGTCCTCCTCATCTTCGGCTACTACGTGCTTTGGACCCTAAGCGCCCAACTGGCCCGCTATGACGTAAATCCCCTGTTCGCCTACCTCCCCAATGGGCTCTATGCCCTTTTGGGGCTCTACCTGGTCTGGAGGTTACGGTGACCACCCTGGACCGCTACCTGCTGCGGGAAGCCTTGGGCCACTACCTCCTAGGGCTTGGGGCCATCGTGCTGCTCTTCCTGGCAGGTGCGGTCTACGAGGTCCTGGCTCCCCTGGTGGCCAAGGGGGCGGACCCCTACACCCTTCTCCTCTATCTCCTCTACCGCACCCCCGAGGCCTTGGTGCGGGGAAGCCCGGTGGCCTACCTTTTCGCACTGCTTCTCCTCCTCTCCCGCATGGCCGAGGACTCGGAGCTTAAGGCCCTTCTCGCCCTGGGCATCCGGCGGGAACGGGTACTCCTGCCCCTTTTGGCCCTGGGAGGGGTATTGGCCCTCTTGGGCTTCGCCTTAGGGGAAAGCCTGGTGCCAAGAAGCCTGGCGGCGGGGCAGGACCTCTTGAGGCGGCAGGTGTTGGAACGCCCCCGCACCCTCCTCACCCCCGGGGCCAGCTTCCAGGACGCCAAGGGCCGGGTGGTCTACGTGGGGGAGGTGAGCGGGGATAGAATCGGGAAGCTACGGATTCTTTCCCGGGAGGAGGTGGTCTTGGCGGAGGAGGGAAGGTTCGGAGGAGGGGTTTTACGGGTGGAAAGAGGCCTGAGGATCACCTATGAGGGGGACCGGCCAAGAACCGTAACCCGCTTCCAAAGGGGCGAGCTGGTCCTTAAGGACCTCACCTTTGAGCCCTGGCAGAACCCCGCCAACCGCATGACCCTAAGGGAGCTAAAGCAGGAGGTGGAAAGGCTCAGGCAGGCGGGGGTGAAGGCGGGCCTCGAGGCCACCACCTACCACCGCCGCTTTGCCGAACCCACGGCCAGCCTCATCTTCGCCCTCTTCGCGGTGGGGCTGGCCTTTTACCTCTTGGGCGGGTCCCGGAGCCTGGGGCTTGTGGGGGTGGCGGTCCTCACCTTCTTTTACTACGCCACCTGGAGCGTGGGGCGGATCATGGGGGAGCAAAACGCCCTAAACCCCCTCCTGGCCGCCTGGGGACCCAACCTGGTCTACGGGCTTTTGGGCCTCCTTCTCTTCCTGGGAGGGCGGAGGTGAAGGCCCTTGCCCTGGCCATGGTCCTCCTTTACCTTTGGAATCCCGCCTGGGCCCAGGAAAAGGTGCTGAAGGTCCTGGAAGCGGAGAAGCTGGAGCTTAGGCAGGAAGGAGACGAAGAGGTCTACGTGCTCACGGGCAGTCCCGTGCGCCTGGAACGGGATGGGGAGGCCATTGAGGCGGGAAGGGTGATCTATTTCCGCACCCGAAAGCTCCTTTTCCTCTCGGAAGGGGTCCGCTACCGGGACCGGGAGGGAAGGCTTTTGGAAGCGGAAGAGCTGCAGCTTTCCCTTTCCGACGAAAGCTTTGACGCCCTGGAGATGCGCATAGAGGCCAAGGACCTTTTCCTCACCGGGCCCCTTTGCCAGCGGATGGCGGGGGTCATCCTCCTGGAAAGGGGCTACGCCTCCCCCTGTGTCCCCTGCGGCCAGGAGGTGCCCGACTACGGCTTCCGCGCCCGGGAGATCGTCCTTTACCCGGGGGACCGGGTGGTGGCCCGGGGGGTGGTGCTTTTAGTCCAGGAAAAGCCCGTTTTGGAGCTTCCGGTCCTCCTCCTTTTCCTATCGGAGCGCCAACCCCGGTTTGAGGTGGGCCAGGACGAGGGGGGCTTGTATGTGAAGGCGGCCTTGCCCTATGTGGCAGAGTTTGGCGTGGGCTACACCCTTCTTGCCTACTACCAGGGCCGGGGCTATGGCTTCGGGTTTGACCACTTTGGAACGGGGGAGGCCAAGGAACGCTACTTCTTTCTCCACACCCCCCCGGACACCTTCCAGTACCGGGGGGAGTACGCCCTAAAGCGGCGGGACTTCTCCCTAAGCGCCCTCCTGGAACGGGACGACACCCGGGACAGGCTTACCCGCTTCCGCCTGGAGGCCTTTTTGCCCGGCACCCCTTCCCCCCAGGACTGGCGCTACACCCTTCGGGCTGAGGGCTTCCTGGACCACGACCCCACCACCCCACCCCCCAGAACCCTCCAGCGCCTGCCCGAGGTGGAGGCCCAAAGCCCCGTCCTCCGGGAAGGCCCCTTCAGCGTGCAGGGGGGGCTGGTGCTGGGCCGCTATCTGGCGGAAACCAACCCCCTAAACCGCTCCGCCCGGGCCCTTGGGCCCTATGCCCAAGCAGGAAGGGCCCTCCTTTCCCATAGCGAAAGCCTTTTCCTTTCCCCCTGGCCTGGGGCCATCCTTAGGGCGGAAAACCGCTTCCGGGGCTTCTACTACACCACGCAAAACCCGGACGGGGAGTACGAGCGGCAGATAGACTGGGCCACCACGGCCAGCCTCCGGCAAACCCTGGGGGGCTTCAGCCTAGAGGCCAGCTACCTTCGTAGCGTCCAGGAGGGGGAAACCCCTTTCCGCTTTGACGCCCTACCAGAGCGGCGAAGCCACCAAGCCACCTTGAGCTTGGGCCTCCAGGAAAGGCCCCTGGCCCTAAACCTCAAAGGGGGCCGGGACCTGGAAGGAGGGAGGTACCTGCCCTTAGAGGCCCAGGCCAGCCTTCAGGACCAGGGATACCAGCTGACCCTAGGGCACAAGCGGGGCCTCGAGGGGGAAGGGCCCTTGGAGACCCGCCTCGAGGGGAGCCTCACCCCCTACCCCTTCTCCCTCAAGGCCAGCCTCCGCTTTGACCACCCAAAGGCCCTCTTTGACCCCCTCCTCTTGCAGGGGGCCTACGCCCTCCCCGGGGGAAGCCTGAACCTGAGCCACCGCCATGGCCTTAACGGGGAAGGCCCCCTCACCACCGATCTCAGCCTCGCCCTAAGGGAGGGGGTCAGCGCCTACACCCTAAGGGCCTTAAGGGACTGGCAGAAGGATACCCTAAGCCTCCAAGGGCAGGCCATCTTGGGCCCCGAAAGCCTCTCCCTGCAAACCACGTGGGACCCCACCGCCTTGGCCTACACCCTGGGCTACCGCTGGGGAAGCCTCCCTGGGCCCCTTTTGGACCTGGCCCTTTCCGGCCGGTACCAGGAGGGCTTTAGGGCCACGAACCTGCGCTTTGGCCTCACCCAGGCCCAGCCGGAGGTATCCTTCCGCCTAGGCGCCAACCTCCACCTCCCCGAGGTGGAGGACCGGGAGATCTACCTCAAGGATGCCACCTTTAGCGGGGGGATGGAGCTTTGGCCACCGGTGCCGGCGGATGAAGCGGGGGAAGGGGCCATCCCCGGGCTTTCCCTCTCGGGAAACCTCACCTACCTGCGCCAGCCGCAAAGGCCCGAGGGCTATGGCCTCGCCTTGCGCAACTTCGGGCCCACCTTCACCTTCCTAGGCCGGGAGAAGACCAAGCTCCACCTCTCCGCCCTCCTCACGCAAAACCTGCCCGGGGAGCCCTTAAAGCCCCGGTTTGTCCTGGTGCTGGACCGGTGTTGCTGGGCCCTACGCTTCACCCTGGATGCCGCCAAGGGCAGCGTGGGCCTGGCCTTCCTCTACGGAGGGCAGGCGGCGGGGCTTCTCCTTTCCCAGGAGGGCGTAAAGCTGGGAGGTGGCCGGTGAAACGGTTAGGGTTTACTCACTTGGTTTTGGGCAGCTTGGCCCTTCTCCTAGGCGCCTGCACGGGAAGCCAAGAACCCCCCCTGCCGGCCCTGGTGGCCATGGGGGGAGGGGGGGAGGTGCGCTTCTACCGGGCCAAAGACCTCCAGGGGAGCACGGCTAGCCCCGTGACCACCTGGAACACCCCAGGACTCCAAGACCTGGCCTACTCCAATGGCTTCGGAAGGCTTTACCTTCTCCTAGGGGACCGCCTCGAGGCCTACCCCACCCAGGGCTTCGGGGGGGATGCCGCGCCCCAGCCTTCCCCCACCACCGCCAACCTCCCTAGTGGCGTGGACTGCACGGGAGGCTACCTCCAGCTTGGACAGAACCGGCTTCTGGCCCATTGTCCAAGGGCCTCCCGGGCCTTCCTCTGGAACCTGGATGGCTCGGGCAACCTGAAGGAAGCGGACCTCACCGGCCTTCCCCCGGAGGTGCGCCTGGCCCTTTTCCCCCAAGGGGGGGAGGAACTTCTGGCCTACATCACGCAGCAAGCCCTGGGCTACCGGCCGTGGCAAACTCCCACCCCCAGCCTGGAAAAACCCCTGGACCCCCAGGCCAGCCAAGGCCCCTACGATCTCCAGCTGGACCGCTCCCAGGGGCGGCTTTTGGGGCTTGCCGCCACCGCGCTCGAGTTGCGGCTTTACACCCTGGAGGGCCAGACCCTCTCAAGCCGCAAGGTCCTTGGGGATTTTCCCCAAAGGAGCCGTCTGGCCCTGGACCCCGTGGGGGGTGGGGTGGCTTACGGCCTAGGGTTCCAGGTTCTTTTCCCCAAGGACTCGGGGCCCCAGCAAACCTTCAAAACCTACGCGGCCGGCCTGGTGGGGCCGGATGGCTACCTTTACCTGGTCCAGGACCAGACCCTAGAGGTCTACGATCTGACGCCTTCCCCTCCCTTCTTCCTACGTCAGCTGAATTTAGGCTTCAGCCCCACCTCCTTGGCCTTCATCCCCGTAGAATGAGGCATGCTCCAAGGTAAAGCTTTCCTGGTGACGGGGGCTGGGGGGGCCTTGGCCCGGGCGGTGATCCCCGCGCTTTATAGGGCTGGGGCTCGGCTTTTCCTCTCCGACCCTCGGGAGGAGCGGATGGCGGAACGGGCCAGGACCTATGGGGCCCAAACCTTTGTGGCCGACCTCACCCGGCTAGAGGAGGCCGAGGCCCTGGCCCGCTTTGTGGAAGGGCAAGCCCCCCTTTTCGGGGTGGTCCACACCGTGGGCGGGTTCGCCGCCGGGCGCTTCCTGGACTCCGACCCTGGGCTATACGATTGGCTTTTGGACCTGAACCTGCGCACCACCTTTAACCTCCTAAGGGCCACCCTGCCCTACATGGAAGCCCGCCGGGAAGGGTTTTTCGCCGCCGTTGCCGCCGGAACCGCCTGGACGGGGGTAGGGCCCCACCGGGCCCTTTACACCATGGCCAAGACCGCCCTGGCCAGCCTCCTCCGCTCCTTGCAAGGGGAGGTGGAAGGGGTGCGCTTCCTCCTCCTCTACCCCATGGGCACCCTGGACACCGAGGCCAACCGAAAGGCCATGCCCGAGGCCGACCCTAGCCGTTGGATCGCCCCCGAGCTTCTGGCCGAGGCCCTCGTCCTGGCCGCCACCGCTAGGGGCGGAAGGCTTTTGGAACTGCCCATCTACCCCCCCATCTAGCCCCCAGGTACGCCCCCAGGACGTCCGCCAAAAGGTCCAGGCCAAAGGCCTCCCGGCCAGGGACATGGCTTTGGTGCCACTCGTCCACCACCCCGTACATAGCCGCCAGGAAAAAAGCGGAGCGGGAATCCCCAAGGGCTACCCCCAGGAGAAAACCTAAAAGCCCATAGGCCAGGAAATGGGCCCCCTTATCCCAAGGGTGCGGCAAGCCCATCCCGGTAGCAGGCTGGTCGGAAAACCACCACAGTAGGCCCATCTCCCCCAGGGCCAAAAGGGCGGCCAGAAGGCGCCAGGGGCTAGGCACCCTCTTCCTCCACCAGCTCCCAAAGCACCCCTAGGCCAAAGCTAGGGTGGAGAAAGGCCACCCGGTGGCCCCCGAAGCCAGGCCGGGGCACCTGGTCTAGGAGCCTGGCCCCTTGCGCCTTCAGCCGGGCGAGTTCCTCCTCCATCCGGGGAGTAGCGAAGGCCAGGTGGTGGAGCCCTGGGCCCCGCTTGGCCAAAAAGCGCCCCACCGGGGTTTCGGGCCCCATGGGGGCCAAAAGCTCCACAAGGGCCTCCCCTTGGCCCTTCAGCATCGCCACCTGGACCCCCTGGGAGGCCACCTCCCCTTCCGCCACCACGCCAAAGCCCAAAAGCCCATAGCGGGCCTTGGCCTCCTCTAAGTCCTCCACGGCAATGCCCACGTGGTGTAGCCGCATGGGAGGATTCTACAGGTCGTACCAAGGGGGCTTACCCCGGTAAAGCTCCAGCTCCCCGAAGACCTCTTCCTTGCTGGCCTCCTCGAGGCGGATCACCTGGGGCGGGCAGCTTTCCACGCAGGCCCCACACCCCGTGCAGGCCTCCACCTTGAGCCTGAGCACGTACTCCTCCCCCTCCCGCACCCTATAGACCGCCTCCGTGGGGCAGACGTTGGTGCAGACCGGGCAGAGGGTACATCCTTCCTCCACGGCTATCTTGGGCCAGCGCACGGTAGAAGCCCGCTTGGCCGCAAGGAGGCGCAGGCGAAGCTCCGCCGGCAGGCCCTTTTCCCCAGGTTCCGCGGCCAGGGGAGGCTCGGGCACCAGATCGGCGGCGGTGCGCTTGGCGCTTCCCAAAAGGGCCTGGAAGAGCTCCCTCCGGCCCACCTTCTCCCCGGGAAGCTCCCCTTGGCGGACCTCCACCTCCACGGGGTGGTAGCGCCGGGCCTCCTCGGCCATCCTCTCCAGGTGTTGGGGCACCAAGGGGCCCCCAATCCTGCAGGTGGCGCAGTCTCCCCTGGCGAGGATAAGCTGGCCAAAGCGGCTTCCCGCCTCGGCCAAAAGCCCCGGGGTCAGGCGGCCCAGGCACACCACCTCCTCCCCCTTGCCCTCGGCCTTGGAGCAACGGATCTGCCCCTTGCCCCGGATCAGGGCTTCCTGGATACCCCCTAAGGGATACTCCAGGGCCACCCCCGGGCAGACCCCCGTGCAGAGGCCACATCCCGTGCAGAGCACCTCGTCCAGCTCCACCCGGAAGCTTTCCAGCTGCACCGCGCCTTTAGGGCAGACCTGGTAACAGCGGTCACACCCCCCCACGCTGTTCTTGTAGAGGAGGCAGCGGGTTTCAGCATACCGGGGCCTGGGATCGGTGGCCTTCAGGAAGGCATTTAAGAGGTTATCCAAAAGGCCCATCTACGCCCCCAACAGGTCCTGAATGGCCTCCAGGAACGCCTCAAACTGCCGGAAGTCCATCTGCTGCTGGTTGTCGGAAAGGGCCACCTTGGGGTTGGGGTGGACCTCCACGTGCACCCCATCCGCCCCCACCGCCAAGGCCGCCCGGGCCAGGGGGGCCAGGAGGTCCGTACGGCCGGCGGCGTGGGTCACGTCCACCACCACGGGCAGGTGGGTTTCCCGCTTGGCCAAGGCCACCGCGGAAAGGTCTAAGGTGTTCCTGGTCCAGCGCTCAAAGGTGCGGATCCCCCTTTCCACCAGGATGACCTGCTCGTTTCCCTGGCTAAGGATGTACTCGGCGGCATAGAGCCATTCCTCCATGGTGGCGGCAAGCCCGCGCTTGAGGAGAACGGGCTTGCGCGAGCGGCCCACCTCCTTAAGGAGGGCGAAGTTTTGCATGTTACGGGCCCCCACCTGCAGGATGTCGGCGTATTCCGCCACCACCTCCACATCCCGGGTATCCATGACCTCGGTGACGAAGACCAGGCCAAAGGCCTCCGCCGCCTTCCGCCCCAGCCTTAGCCCCTCCACCCCCAGGCCCTGGAAGCCGTAGGGGCTGGTCCGGGGCTTGAAGGCCCCACCCCTCAGGACCCTGACCCCCTTGCCGGCGAGAAAGCGGGCCGTTTCCATCATCTGCTCCTCGGACTCAATGGAGCAGGGGCCGGCGATGAGGAGGGGCTTCTCCCCAAAGACCACGGGGCCCACCCGCACCCGGGTGGGCTCGGGCTTGTGCTGGCGGGAGTAGAGGAACTTCTTCTGATCCTCCTGCTCCTCGAGGTCCAGGCTGGCCTTGAAGATCTCCTTAAATAGCTTCCGGATGGTCTCCGCGGGGAAGGGGCCAGGGTTTTCCGCGGTGAGGTAGGCCAGCATCTCCTCTTCCCGCTTGGGGTCGTAGTGGGGTAGGCCCAGCTCGGTCTGGATGCGGCCGATCTCCTGCACCAACCTCCCCCTTTCAGAAAGGAGGCGCAGGATTTCCCGGTTCACCCGGTCCACCTCTTTGCGCAGGGCCAGGATGCGCTCGTCCATGGGTTATTCTATGGGCTAAGCCCTAAGCGGGTGTCAAGCGGTTTCCTCCTTGGGCCTCGCCCGCTCCGCTACCCGGGCCACCAGCACGGAGATCCAGTAAAGGACCAAAAGGGGGCCAGTGACGATGGCCAAGGAGACCACGTCCACCGTGGGGGTGATGACCGCAGCCAAGGTGAGGAGGAGGACCACGGCGATCCGCCAGTTGCGGGCCAAAAAGGCGGAGGAAAGGATGCCCAGCCGGGCCAGGAGGTAGCTCACCACCGGCATCTCAAACACCAGGCCCATGACGGTCATCATCATGAGCACCTGGCCCATGTAGCGGCCGATGGAGATCTGGGGGGTGATGACATCCCCCAAAAAGCCCAAGAGGAAGGGGATGGCAAAAGGTAAGAACCCATAGTAAGCGAAAAGGGCCCCCAAGGCGAAGCTGAACCCCGCCCCCAACAAGAAGGGGACCGCCAAGCGCTTTTCGTGCTCGTAAAGGCCGGGGGCGATAAAGGCCCAGACCTGGTAGACGATAAAGGGCAGGGCCAGAACGAGCCCCCCAAAGGCCGCCACCTTCAAGGAGACCAAAAAGGGCTCTGTGATGTCCAAGACGATGAGGTTGACCTGGATGTTGTTGGTCTTGGCCGCCAGGTCCAAAGGCCGCTTCAGCCACTCCAAAAGCTGGACCCTAAAGGTCCAAGCCACTCCCGTACCCACCGCCCAGGCCAATAACGACCAGAGGATCCGGGTCCTAAGTTCCTCTAAGTGTTCTACCAGGGGGGCTTCCTTCAAGCCTTACGCTCCTCTTGGGGTTGGGTAACCTCCGGGGCCTTGCTGGAAGCCTCAGAAACGGGCTTGGGCTTCAGCTCCTCCCTAGCCAACCTAGCCCCTTCGGGGCCCTTGTCGTCCCGCACGTCCACGGACTTTTCCAGCTCCTCGCGGATCTCCTGGGCCCCCCGCTTGAACTCGCGGATGCTTTGGCCCAAAGAGCGGCCCAGCTCAGGAAGCTTCTTAGGCCCAAAGATAAGAAGGGCCACCACCAGGATCACCAGGATTTCCTGCATGCCCAGGTTCATGCTCTTCAGTTTACCACCTATCCTGAAGAGAAGGTGAAGCCTCTATCCCTCCTCCCGCTTCCTGCGGGCGTAGCCCAGAAGGTTTCGCTGCCTTTCCCGGGCAATGGCCAAGGCCTCCTCGGGTACATCCTGAGTGATCACGCTTCCTGCCCCCACCATGGCCCCATCCCCCACCCGCACCGGGGCCACCAGGACGCTATTGGATCCGATAAAGGCCCCTTTGCCGATATGGGTTCTGTGCTTGCGCCGGCCATCGTAGTTGGCGGTGATGACCCCAGCCCCGATGTTGGTCCCTTCCCCCACCTCGGCATCCCCCAGGTAGGCCAGGTGCCCCGCCTTGACCCCGGGGTGGAGGAGGCTATTCTTCACCTCCACGAAGTTGCCCACATGGACCCCCTCCTTAAGGACCGCTCCCGGGCGAAGCCGGGCGAAGGGCCCAGCGTCGGCCCCCCTTGCGATCACCGCCCCCTGGGCCACGGTGTGGGCCTGGACCCGGGCCCCGGGTTCCAAGAGGGTGTCTTCCAGAATGGCATAGGGCCCCACCTCCGCCCCCTCGCCGATTTTGGTCTTCCCCTTGAGCACCACCCCCGGCCAAAGGGTCACATCGGGGGCCAGTTCCACGCTGGCCTCCAGGTAGATGCTCTCGGGCAGGATCATACGCACCCCCCTTCGCATCCACTCCCGGCGCAAGGCGGCAAGGAGCACCCCCTCCACCCGGGCCAGTTCCTCCCGGGTGTTCACCCCAAGGGCCTCCTCCGCCACCCCCTGGACCGCCACCACCTTGCGCCCATGGGCCCGATAGATGCCGATGAGGTTAGGAAGGTAGTACTCGC
This genomic interval carries:
- the glmU gene encoding bifunctional UDP-N-acetylglucosamine diphosphorylase/glucosamine-1-phosphate N-acetyltransferase GlmU, encoding MHAHVILAAGQGTRMKSRLPKVLHPLLGKPMLAYGVETALALAPEKLVVVVGHGAKQVMEALKGYPVEVAVQEAQLGTAHALLQAEAFLRGFPGPILVTQGDTPLLRPETLRALLERVEEGAGMALLTVELPDPTGYGRILRQGEEVVGNVEEKDASPEVKAIREVNAGAYTFDAFLFQALKEVKNENAAREYYLPNLIGIYRAHGRKVVAVQGVAEEALGVNTREELARVEGVLLAALRREWMRRGVRMILPESIYLEASVELAPDVTLWPGVVLKGKTKIGEGAEVGPYAILEDTLLEPGARVQAHTVAQGAVIARGADAGPFARLRPGAVLKEGVHVGNFVEVKNSLLHPGVKAGHLAYLGDAEVGEGTNIGAGVITANYDGRRKHRTHIGKGAFIGSNSVLVAPVRVGDGAMVGAGSVITQDVPEEALAIARERQRNLLGYARRKREEG